Proteins encoded by one window of Vitis vinifera cultivar Pinot Noir 40024 chromosome 10, ASM3070453v1:
- the LOC100244547 gene encoding NAC transcription factor 25: protein MDSTDSSSGSHHPQLPPGFRFHPTDEELVVHYLKRKAASVPLPVTIIADVDLYKFDPWELPSKATFGEQEWYFFSPRDRKYPNGARPNRAATSGYWKATGTDKPILTSNGSQKVGVKKALVFYGGKPPKGIKTNWIMHEYRLIDSTSSNTKPPGADMGNKKGSLRLDDWVLCRIYKKNISQRPMERDKEESMEALLASLPASSMTSQQNTRAQTLRSTNFGAVLEHEEISFEGMLTGQSIQGLQSSSMSQYWNGAGSIGPSSSGKHLHTDHTSGTSTSEMDGNSSFVSLLNQLPQSGTFHQNTLLGSLADGAYRQPHRLPGMNWNS from the exons ATGGACAGCACCGATTCCTCCTCGGGCTCCCACCATCCGCAGCTGCCGCCGGGGTTTCGGTTCCACCCCACTGATGAGGAGCTGGTAGTCCACTACCTGAAGAGGAAGGCGGCCTCCGTGCCACTACCTGTGACCATCATAGCAGACGTGGATCTTTACAAGTTTGATCCATGGGAGCTACCAA gTAAGGCTACGTTTGGGGAGCAAGAGTGGTACTTCTTCAGTCCTAGGGACCGGAAATACCCCAACGGCGCACGGCCTAATCGGGCTGCGACTTCTGGGTATTGGAAGGCGACTGGAACCGATAAGCCTATACTGACATCAAATGGAAGTCAGAAGGTGGGAGTGAAGAAGGCATTAGTCTTCTATGGTGGGAAACCCCCAAAAGGGATCAAAACCAATTGGATCATGCATGAGTATAGACTCATTGACAGCACTTCTTCTAATACAAAACCTCCTGGCGCGGACATGGGAAACAAGAAAGGGTCTTTAAGG CTTGACGATTGGGTGCTGTGCCGGATTTACAAGAAGAACATCTCACAAAGGCCAATGGAGAGGGACAAGGAGGAGTCCATGGAGGCCCTGCTTGCATCCCTGCCAGCTTCTTCCATGACCAGCCAGCAGAATACAAGGGCACAAACCCTGAGAAGTACAAATTTTGGTGCAGTGCTGGAACATGAAGAGATCTCCTTTGAAGGTATGTTGACAGGACAAAGCATACAAGGGTTGCAAAGCAGCTCCATGTCTCAGTACTGGAATGGGGCGGGATCAATCGGACCATCATCATCGGGGAAACACTTACATACTGATCATACCAGTGGCACCAGTACTAGTGAAATGGATGGAAACAGCTCATTCGTTTCCCTTCTCAACCAGCTTCCCCAAAGTGGTACATTCCATCAAAACACTCTTCTGGGGTCTCTAGCTGATGGTGCTTACAGGCAACCCCATCGGCTTCCCGGCATGAACTGGAACTCATAG